The DNA region GTACGCAGCGACGTCGCGCAACGGAAGCCCGGTGCTGGCGCTGCGGCCAAGCAGCCAGTCCGCGACCGTCACCACGGGGTTGAAGTGCGCGCCAGACACTGGCCCGAGCATCAGGATCAGCACCGTCAGACCGAGGGCAGTGGTCAGGCTGTTCTCCAGCAGCTGGAGGCCGACATCATCCGGGGACAACCGCTGCGCGGCGATACCGGAACCCACCACGATAGTGACGAGCAGACCAGTTCCAAGGAACTCGGCGGTAGCTCGGCGCAGAAGGTGTGGCCGCGCGAGGGCGGGGTGAGGTGTTTTCATGTCGGCTCATCTTGACCCGAACGGGGTACTTCAGTCAAGATTGAGACAATGAACACTGAACGAACTGACCAGGTGGAGGTGCGCGCCGCGAAGCACGCTGCGCTGAGCGACCCATCTCGCCTGCGGATCGTCGATCGTCTCACGCTGGGCGACCTCTCGCCCACCGAAATCGGAATGGCGTTGGGCCTTCCCTCCAACCTCGTCACCCATCATCTGAACGTGCTGGAGTCGGTGGGGATGGTCTCGCGGTCCCGCTCGGAGGCCGATAGACGGCGCAGCTACGTTCACCTCTCAGATAACGCACTCCGCGGGCTCACACCCGGCCGGGTCGAGCGCGCAGATCGCGTCGTGTTCGTTTGTACGGCGAACTCCGCCCGGTCGCAGCTCGCCGCGGCGTTGTGGTCGACCCGCAGCAGTATCCCCGCGACGTCGGGAGGAACGCACCCGACGGGGCGGATAGATCCGGGCGCAGTCGCCGCTGCCGATCGCTACACTCTCGCGCTGCACGATGAGGCACCCCGCGCTCTGACTTCGGTCCTGACCGATTCAGATTTCGTGGTGACGGTGTGCGACAGCGCCCACGAAGAACTCGGCGCCATCGGACACCTGCACTGGTCGATCCCCGACCCCGTTCGGATCGGCACCGATGACGCCTTCGACACCGCCTACGACGAGCTGGAGCGCCGCATCGCGGAACTCGCACCCCGGCTCGCCGCCAGCTGAAACCCAACCTGAAAGAGCCCCCGTGACTGACACCACTCCGACCGTCCTTTTCATCTGCCAGCACAACGCCGGCCGGTCGCAGCTCGGCGCGGCTCTCCTAGAGCACCTGGCCGGGGACCGGTTTCGGGCCACGTCTGCGGGCCTCTCCCCCGCCGACGAAGTGAACCCGGCCGTGGCCGACACTGTCGCAGAACTCGGAATGAAAATCACCGATCGCGTACCGCGCGCCGTCACAGTCGAAGACCTGGACGCCGCCGACCTCATCGTCCTTATGAAGCCCGGACTCACCCTGCCTTCCACCCCTCGCGGAAAGGTTCTGGAGTGGTCGTTCCCCAACCCCGAGTCCTGGGACGCCGAAGCAGTGCGCCCGCTACGGGAAGCGGTGGCCGAGAAGATTCGTACGACGATTCTCACCTGAGTTTCCCTTGTCACGAACCCGGCCCTGGCGTGGGTGATTCGTGCGGGACCGGGTGAGTCGACATGCTGGGAACGTGAGCAACCTCGTCGCCTGGTGGGAACGTCATCAGATCGCCCTCTATCTCGCAGCGATCGCTGCGGGCGTCGTGCTGGGCTTGTTGACACCAGGAGCCGCGCACCCTCTCGAGCTCGCGATCAACCCCGTTCTCGGGCTGTTGCTGTACGCGACATTCCTCGGTGTCCCTTTCTCGATGATCGGACGCGCCTTCCGCGATATGCGGTTCCTGTCCGTGGTGCTGGTCGTGAACTTCGTGATCGCCCCCGTCATCGTGTTCTGCCTGTCTCGGTTCGTCGCTCACGACCAGGCGCTGCTGGTGGGTGTGCTGTTCGTCTTGCTGACGCCCTGCATCGACTATGTGATCGTCTTCACGGGGCTCGCCGGAGGGGCGAAGGAACGGCTACTTGCGGCCGCGCCGATCCTCATGCTGGGACAGATGCTGCTCCTGCCGGCATACCTCTGGCTGTTCGTCGGCCCTGAACTCGTCGCCGCGGTCGACCTCGCGCCCTTCGTCGACGCTTTCCTCCTGCTCATCGTGCTCCCGCTCATGGCGGCCGGCCTCACCCAGTACGTCGCCTCCCGCACGCGCTGGGGCCGCACTCTCCGAGACACCGCTCTAGCCGCCATGGTGCCGCTGATGATGCTCACGCTCGCCGTCGTCGTCGCTTCCCAGGTCTACGGCGTCAGCCGGCAACTTCCTGCACTGTTCGCCACAGTTCCGATCTATGCCGCCTTCGCGGCGGTCATGATCCCGGTAGGGATATTCGCGGGGCGTGCGGCACGACTCGATGTCTCCAGCACTCGCGCCGTCGTATTCTCCGGCGCGACCCGCAACTCCCTAGTGGTTCTCCCGCTCGCCCTCGCGCTCCCCACATCGTTCGCCCTTGCCCCTCTCGCCGTCGTGACGCAAACACTCGTCGAGCTCGTCGCCATGGTGATCTTTGTCCGCCTGATCCCCCGGCTCGTGGGTGACCGTCGTCTCGCAACCGATTGAGGCACCGCCGAAAACCCCTGCCGTAAGGGACTTCTGGAGAGCGTTATCGGCAGCTGCTCACGGCCACAGAACGGTCTCACGCCGAAAACGATCGTTTACGGCAGGCGCACGAGTTCTCGTCGGACTCGCACCGCTAGAGCTACCAGTCACGCGGGAATGCACACGACTGGCCTTGAGTTGGATACCCACAGGGGGTATGTTTTAATCACGAACGGGTACACCGACAACAAGGCTGATCTGCGTAAGCGGTTGAGTCGCGTCGAGGGTCAGGTGCGAGGGATCGCACGGATGGTCGACGAAGACAAGTACTGCATCGACATCCTCACGCAGGTTTCTGCAGCGACGAAAGCGCTCGAAGCGGTGGCGTTGTCGCTGCTGAGCGATCATCTGAGTCATTGCGTCGCCGAGGCCAGCGCTGAGGGCGGCGAAGTCGCGGCAGAGAAGGTCCGCGAGGCTAACGAAGCCATTGCCCGCCTGGTCCGTTCATAACCGCCACGTCTGTCTACTTGAAGGAGCACACGATGACTGATCGCATTGAACTTGGCCTGAAGGACGAGAACGCTGGCTGCGCGTGCTGTGCCGTTCCATCGAACACCGAGGCATCCACACCCACTGCGGCCTCGTCTTCCTCGGAAGAGGTTTTGGTTGCGGGTATGACGTGCTCGCATTGCGTGTCGAGCGTCAGTGACGAACTGACGGCTGTGGACGGTGTCGAGTCCGTCGACGTCGACTTGAACGCCGGCGGCATCTCCCGCGTGACCATCCACAGCGCAGCACCGGTCGATCCTGCTGCTGTGAGGGCTGCGGTCGAAGAGGCCGGCTATACCCTCGCGACCAGCCAGGCCTGAGTCGCTAACTGTCTGCACCCGGCTCGACCGGGCGCATCCGAGCAAGGAGTTCCGATGAGCCAGCATGACGAACATAGCCATCACGCCGCGCACGAGAACCACGGCAGCGCGCCGACAACGGAGCATGACCACGCGGCGATGAGCCACGATCACGACACTTCGCCAGAACATAGCGGCCATGGTGGTCACAGCGGACATGGTGGCCACGGTGATCATGTGGGCCAGTTCCGGCGGTTGTTCTGGATCATGCTGATCCTCGCGGTCCCGGTTGTCGGGTTCTCGATGATGTTCTCGATGCTGCTCGGATACCCACTGCCAGACACCGCCTGGGTCGGGTGGATCTCCCCGGTTCTCGGAACCGTCATGTATGTGTGGGGCGGTGCCCCGTTCCTCACCGGCGCGGTGAGTGAGCTTCGCGCCCGTAAGCCCGGGATGATGCTGCTGATCGCCCTCGCGATCACGGTCGCGTTCCTCGCGTCATGGGGTGCGAGTCTGGGCCTGTTGCACCACGAGCTGGACTTCTGGTGGGAGCTGGCCCTGCTGATCGTGATCATGCTTCTCGGGCACTGGATCGAGATGCGCTCTCTCGCGCAGACCACCTCGGCACTGGATTCCCTTGCCGCTCTGCTGCCCGATGAGGCGGAGAAGGTAGAGGGCGACACGACAACCACTGTCGCGCCTGCTGACTTGCTGGTGGGGGATGTCGTGGTGGTGCGCCCCGGCGGGCGGGTCCCCGCGGACGGGCGGATCGTGCAGGGCTCGGCGAGCATGGACGAGTCGATGATCACTGGCGAGTCCCAGCCGGTGCGCCGTAGCGACGGCGATCAGGTCATCGCCGGCACCGTCGCGACCGATTCTGGTGTGCGGGTGGAGATCACTGCGATCGGCGAGGACACTGCTCTGGCGGGGATTCAGAAGCTAGTGACCGAAGCGCAGAGTTCGTCGTCGCGGGCGCAACGGCTCGCGGATAAGGCGGCGGGGTGGTTGTTCTGGTTCGCGCTCGGCGCTGCCGCGATCACCGCGATCGTGTGGACGGTCGTCGGCCAGCCCGACGCCGCGGTGATCCGCACGATCACCGTGCTCGTGATCGCCTGCCCGCACGCTCTCGGCTTGGCGATCCCACTGGTTGTGTCGATCGCGACGGAGCGCGCCGCCCGTGGGGGTGTGCTGATCAAGGATCGTCTCGCGCTGGAGAGCATGCGTACCGTCGACACGGTCCTGTTCGACAAGACCGGCACCCTCACTAAGGGCACCCCCGCCGTTACCGCGATCGACCCCGTCTCCGGCACCGATTCCGACCAGTTGCTGGCGTGGGCTGCGGCCGCGGAAGCGGACTCCGAGCACCCCCTCGCCCGCGCGATCGTGAACGCGGCCAAGGAGAAGAACCTCACCGTTCCCGCGTCCTCTGACTTCGAGTCGTCCCCGGCTGTCGGAGTTCGTGCGCGTGTCGATGGACACGTTGTGCAAGTCGGTGGACCGTACATGCTCGAGCAGGAGAACGCCCACGAGCTGCCGGTTGCCGACGAGTGGCGCAATGAGGGTGCGATCATCCTCCACGTCCTCGTCGACGGCAAGGTTGCGGGCGCTCTACGCCTGGCAGACGAGATCCGCTCCGAGTCGCGTCACGCAGTCGAGGCCCTCCATGAGCGCGGTGTGCAGGTGGTCATGATCACCGGTGATGCCGATGCGGTCGCCGCCTCCGTGGCGGGCGAGCTGGGCATCGATCGTTACTTCGCCGGGGTGCGACCGGAGGACAAGGCCTCGAAGGTCAAAGAGCTGCAAGGCGAAGGCCGGAAGGTCGCGATGGTCGGAGACGGTGTGAACGATGCGCCTGCGCTCGCGCAGGCGGATGTCGGTATCGCCATCGGTGCGGGAACGGATGTCGCGATCGCCTCCGCCGGCGTCATCCTCGCCAGCGACGACCCCCGGTCGGTGCTCTCGGTGATCGAACTGTCCCGAGCCAGCTACCGGAAGATGAAGCAGAACCTCTGGTGGGCCGCCGGCTACAACCTCCTCTCCGTCCCGCTCGCAGCAGGCGTACTCGCCCCCATCGGTTTCGTGCTCCCGATGTCCGTGGGTGCCGTGCTGATGTCGTTGTCGACCATCGTCGTCGCGCTCAACGCGCAGCTGCTGCGCCGGCTGGACCTGCGCCCCGACGCAGTGGCCAGCAAGTAGCAAGAAACAGTCGGGACGACGGACGTAGGCTGATAGGAACGGGAGGTGAGTATGTCGCTGATCAACGTCGCACAACAGGTGCGGGGACCGCGCACGCTCACTCACACCGTCTTGGCCGTCATCGCGGTCGCCGTGGGCATCATCGCCGGCCTGCTGGCGATGCACTCCTTCAACTCGCACGCGACAACTGCCGGCCACCACGACACCGTCGCTGTCAGCACTCAAGCCGGAGCGTCCGACCATCATCGCGATGCGTCCGCTTCCGCCGTCTTGCCGGACTCACCGCAAGTGGACGCGGGATGCGCGACGTGCGGGGGTGGGGACTCGATGACGTGGATGGCGTGCGTTCTCGCGCTCCTGGTCGCCACCATCCTGCTCGGGCGGATCGGGCTCGGCTGGCGGCGTACCGCACTTATCGCGGTACTCGCTGCCGCGACGACACGCTCGCCTGCCCGCGCTCGCGCCCTCCCGCTACCCCCTTCTCTCACGGTTCTCTGCATCAGTCGCACGTGATGACGCGCTAGCCCACCCAGCAGGCAACGCACCCCTGGCGCCGGCAGTAGCCGGGCCTCATCACCGACCCT from Microbacterium sp. SY138 includes:
- a CDS encoding helix-turn-helix domain-containing protein; the encoded protein is MNTERTDQVEVRAAKHAALSDPSRLRIVDRLTLGDLSPTEIGMALGLPSNLVTHHLNVLESVGMVSRSRSEADRRRSYVHLSDNALRGLTPGRVERADRVVFVCTANSARSQLAAALWSTRSSIPATSGGTHPTGRIDPGAVAAADRYTLALHDEAPRALTSVLTDSDFVVTVCDSAHEELGAIGHLHWSIPDPVRIGTDDAFDTAYDELERRIAELAPRLAAS
- a CDS encoding low molecular weight phosphatase family protein, which gives rise to MTDTTPTVLFICQHNAGRSQLGAALLEHLAGDRFRATSAGLSPADEVNPAVADTVAELGMKITDRVPRAVTVEDLDAADLIVLMKPGLTLPSTPRGKVLEWSFPNPESWDAEAVRPLREAVAEKIRTTILT
- a CDS encoding bile acid:sodium symporter gives rise to the protein MSNLVAWWERHQIALYLAAIAAGVVLGLLTPGAAHPLELAINPVLGLLLYATFLGVPFSMIGRAFRDMRFLSVVLVVNFVIAPVIVFCLSRFVAHDQALLVGVLFVLLTPCIDYVIVFTGLAGGAKERLLAAAPILMLGQMLLLPAYLWLFVGPELVAAVDLAPFVDAFLLLIVLPLMAAGLTQYVASRTRWGRTLRDTALAAMVPLMMLTLAVVVASQVYGVSRQLPALFATVPIYAAFAAVMIPVGIFAGRAARLDVSSTRAVVFSGATRNSLVVLPLALALPTSFALAPLAVVTQTLVELVAMVIFVRLIPRLVGDRRLATD
- a CDS encoding metal-sensitive transcriptional regulator, encoding MHTTGLELDTHRGYVLITNGYTDNKADLRKRLSRVEGQVRGIARMVDEDKYCIDILTQVSAATKALEAVALSLLSDHLSHCVAEASAEGGEVAAEKVREANEAIARLVRS
- a CDS encoding cation transporter, encoding MTDRIELGLKDENAGCACCAVPSNTEASTPTAASSSSEEVLVAGMTCSHCVSSVSDELTAVDGVESVDVDLNAGGISRVTIHSAAPVDPAAVRAAVEEAGYTLATSQA
- a CDS encoding heavy metal translocating P-type ATPase produces the protein MSQHDEHSHHAAHENHGSAPTTEHDHAAMSHDHDTSPEHSGHGGHSGHGGHGDHVGQFRRLFWIMLILAVPVVGFSMMFSMLLGYPLPDTAWVGWISPVLGTVMYVWGGAPFLTGAVSELRARKPGMMLLIALAITVAFLASWGASLGLLHHELDFWWELALLIVIMLLGHWIEMRSLAQTTSALDSLAALLPDEAEKVEGDTTTTVAPADLLVGDVVVVRPGGRVPADGRIVQGSASMDESMITGESQPVRRSDGDQVIAGTVATDSGVRVEITAIGEDTALAGIQKLVTEAQSSSSRAQRLADKAAGWLFWFALGAAAITAIVWTVVGQPDAAVIRTITVLVIACPHALGLAIPLVVSIATERAARGGVLIKDRLALESMRTVDTVLFDKTGTLTKGTPAVTAIDPVSGTDSDQLLAWAAAAEADSEHPLARAIVNAAKEKNLTVPASSDFESSPAVGVRARVDGHVVQVGGPYMLEQENAHELPVADEWRNEGAIILHVLVDGKVAGALRLADEIRSESRHAVEALHERGVQVVMITGDADAVAASVAGELGIDRYFAGVRPEDKASKVKELQGEGRKVAMVGDGVNDAPALAQADVGIAIGAGTDVAIASAGVILASDDPRSVLSVIELSRASYRKMKQNLWWAAGYNLLSVPLAAGVLAPIGFVLPMSVGAVLMSLSTIVVALNAQLLRRLDLRPDAVASK
- a CDS encoding DUF6153 family protein; the encoded protein is MSLINVAQQVRGPRTLTHTVLAVIAVAVGIIAGLLAMHSFNSHATTAGHHDTVAVSTQAGASDHHRDASASAVLPDSPQVDAGCATCGGGDSMTWMACVLALLVATILLGRIGLGWRRTALIAVLAAATTRSPARARALPLPPSLTVLCISRT